A single Antechinus flavipes isolate AdamAnt ecotype Samford, QLD, Australia chromosome 5, AdamAnt_v2, whole genome shotgun sequence DNA region contains:
- the LOC127538906 gene encoding tubulin alpha-1A chain — MRECISIHVGQAGVQIGNACWELYCLEHGIQPDGQMPSDKTIGGGDDSFNTFFSETGAGKHVPRAVFVDLEPTVIDEVRTGTYRQLFHPEQLITGKEDAANNYARGHYTIGKEIIDLVLDRIRKLADQCTGLQGFLVFHSFGGGTGSGFTSLLMERLSVDYGKKSKLEFSIYPAPQVSTAVVEPYNSILTTHTTLEHSDCAFMVDNEAIYDICRRNLDIERPTYTNLNRLIGQIVSSITASLRFDGALNVDLTEFQTNLVPYPRIHFPLATYAPVISAEKAYHEQLSVAEITNACFEPANQMVKCDPRHGKYMACCLLYRGDVVPKDVNAAIATIKTKRTIQFVDWCPTGFKVGINYQPPTVVPGGDLAKVQRAVCMLSNTTAIAEAWARLDHKFDLMYAKRAFVHWYVGEGMEEGEFSEAREDMAALEKDYEEVGVDSVEGEGEEEGEEY, encoded by the exons ATG cGTGAGTGCATCTCTATCCACGTTGGCCAAGCTGGTGTCCAGATTGGCAATGCTTGCTGGGAGCTGTACTGTTTGGAACATGGTATCCAGCCTGATGGTCAGATGCCAAGTGACAAGACCATTGGGGGAGGAGATGACTCCTTCAACACCTTTTTCAGTGAGACGGGAGCTGGCAAACATGTCCCCAGAGCAGTGTTTGTAGATCTAGAACCAACTGTTATTG aTGAAGTTCGCACTGGAACATACCGCCAACTCTTCCACCCTGAGCAGCTGATCACCGGAAAGGAAGATGCTGCCAATAACTATGCCCGTGGGCACTACACTATTGGAAAGGAAATCATTGATCTAGTTCTAGACAGGATTCGGAAGCTG GCTGATCAGTGCACAGGTCTTCAAGGCTTCTTGGTTTTCCACAGCTTTGGCGGTGGGACTGGTTCTGGTTTCACCTCTCTGCTGATGGAACGTCTGTCTGTTGATTATGGCAAGAAGTCCAAGCTGGAATTCTCCATCTATCCAGCCCCTCAGGTTTCCACAGCTGTAGTTGAGCCCTACAACTCCATTCTGACCACTCACACTACCCTGGAGCACTCTGATTGTGCCTTCATGGTAGACAATGAGGCTATCTATGATATCTGCCGCAGAAACCTTGACATTGAACGCCCAACCTACACTAATCTGAATAGGCTGATAGGTCAAATTGTGTCCTCCATCACTGCCTCTCTCCGATTTGATGGTGCCCTGAATGTTGATCTGACAGAATTTCAGACCAACCTGGTGCCCTATCCCCGTATCCATTTCCCTCTGGCCACATATGCCCCAGTCATCTCTGCTGAGAAAGCTTACCATGAGCAGCTTTCTGTAGCAGAGATCACCAATGCTTGCTTTGAGCCTGCCAACCAGATGGTGAAATGTGACCCTCGCCACGGTAAATACATGGCTTGCTGCCTGCTCTACCGTGGTGATGTGGTTCCCAAAGATGTCAATGCTGCTATTGCCACCATCAAGACAAAGCGTACCATCCAATTTGTGGATTGGTGTCCAACTGGCTTCAAGGTTGGCATCAATTACCAGCCTCCCACTGTGGTTCCTGGAGGTGACCTGGCCAAGGTACAGCGGGCCGTGTGCATGTTGAGTAACACCACAGCCATTGCTGAGGCCTGGGCTCGCCTGGACCACAAATTCGATCTGATGTATGCCAAGCGTGCCTTCGTGCACTGGTATGTAGGGGAAGGCATGGAAGAAGGAGAATTCTCTGAGGCACGGGAGGATATGGCTGCCCTGGAGAAAGATTATGAGGAGGTGGGTGTGGATTCTGTTGAAGGAGAGggtgaagaggaaggagaagagtaCTAA